In the Flagellimonas sp. MMG031 genome, one interval contains:
- a CDS encoding histidine kinase dimerization/phosphoacceptor domain -containing protein: MGRYVRFLFTSVYFAFLFTSFAQTNAENEDSVLEEFQDTGLASERFEVFFNSLDRYNVNSAYDWLDTIKIYLTNAEKTEDTTAIRLYKVMQAQVYNDLGEYDKSTVLAKELYDINDSLDDASQKVVLDVLDDNYANLQLFDKQIEIRKQKRELGITSNVAFYDIYSNLGLYRKARNQYIMEVKPTIADNDSYGLAKYHSKVGNYLRLDDSAPTALSELKKANSYLGVYMNDISTQKSESDIFESQLLQAEIEGNIAKCHVMLGEFEEAIPLLETSIETLKKSPNNNDHSEVVENTLFLAEANLQLERFREAKKHLDTEFDNITVLQTIKRNSLLAAFYDKVENYKNASIYYKRNERIKDSLAKKQSALIKQQLVTIVANEDLENSQRLIDEQKRINELARSEMKAKDERINLVFISLIFTLLGFAGLVYAYLKSIKNQRLIAEQKHIIENSLVEKDSLLKEIHHRVKNNLQMVSSLLSLQTKNTRSKAAIEALEEGKSRVKAMALIHQKLYQNDDLSVIEMQGYIESLINSVQSVYKKGGHNISITIDAEGTELDIDRAIPFGLILNELVSNSFKYAFPENDENGKIYIHLRKNGDQGYFEYTDNGVGLPEDSDERAHSSMGIRLINRLVNQLQSKLNIDRQVEGVRFWFNFS, translated from the coding sequence ATGGGACGTTACGTAAGATTTTTATTTACCTCAGTATACTTTGCTTTTCTTTTCACTTCTTTCGCACAAACAAATGCGGAAAACGAGGATAGTGTACTTGAAGAATTCCAGGATACCGGCCTAGCTTCAGAACGGTTCGAGGTCTTTTTCAATTCGTTGGACCGATACAACGTCAATTCCGCTTACGACTGGTTGGATACCATCAAAATATACTTGACCAACGCAGAAAAAACAGAGGACACCACCGCTATCCGCTTATACAAAGTGATGCAAGCCCAAGTCTACAACGATCTTGGGGAATACGACAAGAGTACCGTCCTGGCCAAGGAACTTTATGATATCAATGATTCTTTGGACGATGCTTCCCAAAAAGTGGTTTTGGATGTGCTGGACGACAATTACGCCAACTTGCAATTGTTCGACAAGCAGATTGAGATCCGAAAGCAAAAGCGTGAGCTGGGCATTACCAGCAATGTAGCCTTTTACGACATTTATAGCAACCTTGGTCTGTACCGAAAGGCGAGGAACCAATACATTATGGAGGTAAAGCCTACCATTGCGGACAACGATTCGTACGGACTGGCCAAATACCATAGCAAAGTGGGCAATTACCTGCGCTTGGACGATTCTGCACCCACGGCATTGAGCGAACTGAAAAAGGCAAATTCGTACTTGGGAGTCTACATGAACGATATTTCGACCCAAAAAAGTGAGTCAGATATTTTTGAGAGTCAGTTGCTACAGGCCGAAATCGAGGGGAATATTGCCAAGTGCCATGTGATGCTCGGTGAGTTTGAAGAAGCCATCCCGCTATTGGAGACCAGCATCGAAACTTTAAAAAAATCACCCAACAACAACGATCATAGTGAAGTGGTTGAAAACACCCTATTCTTGGCGGAGGCCAACCTTCAGTTGGAGCGTTTTAGGGAGGCCAAAAAGCATTTGGATACGGAGTTTGACAATATTACCGTTTTGCAGACCATTAAAAGGAACAGTTTATTGGCCGCGTTCTATGATAAGGTAGAAAACTACAAAAATGCGTCCATCTACTACAAACGTAACGAGCGCATAAAGGACTCCTTGGCCAAAAAGCAGTCGGCCTTGATCAAACAACAACTGGTCACCATCGTGGCCAATGAGGATTTGGAGAATTCCCAACGGTTGATCGATGAACAAAAGCGCATCAACGAACTGGCCCGAAGTGAAATGAAGGCCAAGGATGAGCGAATCAATCTGGTGTTCATTTCTTTAATATTCACCCTCTTAGGGTTCGCAGGTCTGGTGTATGCCTATCTGAAGAGTATCAAAAACCAACGATTGATCGCTGAACAAAAGCACATTATCGAGAATTCGTTGGTGGAGAAGGATTCCCTGTTAAAAGAGATCCATCACCGGGTAAAGAACAACCTGCAGATGGTGAGCAGCCTTTTGAGCCTTCAAACCAAAAACACCCGAAGCAAGGCGGCCATCGAAGCCTTGGAAGAAGGAAAGAGTAGGGTGAAGGCCATGGCGTTGATCCATCAAAAACTGTATCAGAACGATGACCTCTCGGTGATAGAAATGCAGGGGTACATTGAAAGTTTGATCAATAGCGTGCAATCCGTGTACAAAAAAGGAGGGCACAATATTAGCATCACCATTGATGCCGAGGGCACCGAGCTGGATATTGACCGTGCCATTCCTTTTGGATTGATTTTAAACGAATTGGTGTCCAATTCATTCAAATATGCCTTTCCAGAGAATGATGAGAACGGCAAAATCTACATTCATTTGCGCAAAAATGGAGATCAGGGCTATTTTGAATATACCGACAATGGCGTAGGCCTTCCCGAGGATTCCGATGAGCGGGCGCATTCCTCCATGGGTATTCGCTTGATCAATAGATTGGTGAACCAATTGCAGTCCAAATTGAATATCGACAGACAGGTAGAAGGTGTTCGTTTCTGGTTCAACTTTAGTTAA
- a CDS encoding SDR family oxidoreductase, producing MGSIHGKTIWITGASSGIGKSLALALSKYDCNLILSSRREEELLEVKDLCDTSSTISVLPLDLKDHKGMQAIANKAVGLFGKVDILVNNAGISQRSLIKDTTLDVYQQLMDINYLGTVALSKAILPHFMANQSGHFVTVTSLMGKFGSPYRSGYCGAKHALHGFFDVMRMEHEKDGIHVTMVCPGFVQTNVAKNALTADGSPQKEDDVATQNGISPELAAQKIIAAIQRKKFEVYIGGKEVKGIYLKRFFPKLLHKVVLKSQVR from the coding sequence ATGGGAAGTATCCATGGAAAAACGATTTGGATAACCGGGGCTTCGTCCGGCATTGGGAAAAGTTTGGCTTTGGCCCTTAGTAAATATGATTGCAATTTGATTCTTTCATCCCGTAGGGAAGAAGAATTGCTCGAAGTAAAAGACCTCTGTGATACTTCAAGTACTATTTCCGTTCTTCCATTGGATCTGAAAGACCACAAAGGCATGCAGGCCATTGCAAACAAGGCAGTTGGTTTGTTCGGAAAGGTGGACATTTTGGTAAACAACGCTGGAATAAGTCAGCGGTCGCTGATCAAGGACACAACGCTCGACGTATATCAACAATTGATGGACATTAATTATTTGGGAACAGTAGCGCTTTCCAAAGCCATTCTGCCCCACTTTATGGCCAATCAAAGCGGACATTTTGTAACCGTTACCAGTTTGATGGGCAAGTTTGGTTCCCCTTATCGTTCTGGATACTGCGGGGCCAAGCATGCCTTGCACGGTTTTTTTGATGTGATGCGGATGGAACACGAAAAAGATGGAATCCACGTGACCATGGTTTGCCCGGGATTTGTACAGACCAATGTGGCCAAAAATGCCTTGACCGCCGATGGCTCTCCGCAAAAAGAAGATGATGTAGCCACGCAAAATGGCATATCCCCTGAGCTTGCAGCACAAAAAATAATTGCTGCCATCCAACGCAAAAAGTTCGAAGTCTATATCGGTGGCAAGGAAGTAAAGGGCATCTACCTCAAGCGATTTTTCCCAAAACTATTGCACAAAGTGGTACTGAAGAGTCAGGTGCGCTAG
- a CDS encoding o-succinylbenzoate synthase, with amino-acid sequence MKANYKKYTLNFKVPSGTSRGVMTQKETWFLILKNNGSFGIGECGILRGLSADDRPDYEEKLVWTCENIQLGKDKLLAELEAFPSIQFGLEQAFLSLASQNPFELFPSDFTKKEAPIPINGLIWMGDEGYMLNQLEQKLKDGFGCIKMKIGAIDFDKELAILKSIRDNFSPNEIELRVDANGAFSPNEAMGKLEQLASFQLHSIEQPIKAGQWDNMALLCEKTPLPIALDEELIGVFDVTEKQKMLQTIQPQYVILKPSLVGGIKGSREWIDLAGKQHIGWWITSALESNIGLNAIAQFTHTLKTTMPQGLGTGSLFTNNINSPLEVSGGQLFYRQDNAWDMDVIEQICI; translated from the coding sequence ATGAAAGCAAATTATAAAAAGTATACCCTCAATTTTAAAGTCCCCAGTGGAACCTCACGTGGTGTGATGACCCAAAAAGAGACGTGGTTCCTGATCTTAAAAAACAATGGTTCTTTTGGAATTGGGGAGTGTGGTATTCTCCGCGGGCTGAGCGCGGACGATCGGCCTGATTACGAAGAAAAATTAGTTTGGACCTGTGAAAACATACAACTGGGAAAGGATAAGCTATTGGCAGAATTAGAAGCATTTCCCTCGATTCAGTTTGGATTGGAGCAGGCCTTTTTGTCATTGGCTTCCCAAAACCCTTTTGAGTTGTTTCCTTCGGACTTTACCAAAAAGGAAGCGCCCATACCTATTAACGGACTGATCTGGATGGGGGATGAGGGATATATGCTGAACCAATTGGAGCAAAAGTTGAAAGATGGTTTCGGCTGCATCAAGATGAAGATTGGAGCCATTGATTTTGACAAGGAATTGGCTATCCTCAAGTCAATCCGGGATAATTTTTCCCCGAATGAAATTGAGTTGCGTGTTGATGCGAACGGAGCCTTTTCTCCCAACGAAGCCATGGGAAAATTGGAACAATTAGCCTCATTTCAGCTACATTCCATTGAACAGCCCATAAAAGCGGGACAATGGGATAATATGGCCCTACTTTGCGAAAAAACCCCCTTGCCCATCGCTTTGGATGAGGAGCTTATTGGCGTTTTTGATGTAACGGAAAAGCAGAAAATGCTACAAACTATACAACCACAGTATGTCATACTCAAGCCAAGTCTGGTGGGCGGAATAAAGGGTAGCAGGGAATGGATAGATTTGGCCGGCAAACAACACATAGGCTGGTGGATTACCAGCGCGTTGGAAAGCAATATTGGCCTAAATGCGATTGCACAGTTTACCCACACCTTGAAAACGACCATGCCCCAAGGTTTGGGAACGGGCAGTTTATTTACCAATAATATCAATAGCCCTTTGGAGGTTTCCGGAGGGCAACTTTTTTATAGACAGGATAATGCCTGGGATATGGATGTAATAGAACAAATATGTATATAG
- a CDS encoding CPBP family intramembrane glutamic endopeptidase, producing the protein MYIEQGYKGNIGMWKYLVLPVGFIGFMVLNYITTINSPISVEDAMQQIIDQFGRNLVLILLLAPLVVGFFVVLGWTLLVHQQSITSLTTSRKKIDWKRILFAFGLWAGVTIILTGVDIFFSPEKYELNFNLVKFIPLAIIAILLIPLQTSFEEYLFRGHMMQGIGLMAKNRWLPLFITSSLFGLMHIANPEVEKLGLGIMVYYIGTGFFLGILTLMDEGLELALGFHAANNLITALLVTADWTAFQTNSIFKDVSEPALGWDVLIPVFVVYPLLLMYFSKKYGWKNWKDRLFGRVLYKEEFMALTDGESDLA; encoded by the coding sequence ATGTATATAGAGCAAGGGTATAAGGGAAATATCGGTATGTGGAAGTACTTGGTGCTTCCTGTTGGTTTTATTGGATTTATGGTGCTCAACTATATCACCACTATAAATTCTCCAATAAGTGTTGAGGACGCGATGCAACAAATAATCGACCAATTTGGGAGAAATCTAGTTCTGATCTTATTGTTGGCACCTTTGGTGGTCGGTTTTTTTGTGGTACTTGGGTGGACACTTTTAGTGCATCAACAATCCATTACTTCGTTGACAACATCACGTAAGAAAATTGATTGGAAACGAATTTTGTTCGCTTTTGGACTTTGGGCAGGAGTCACCATTATTTTGACTGGAGTAGACATCTTTTTTTCTCCTGAGAAATATGAGTTAAACTTTAATCTAGTCAAATTCATTCCATTGGCCATAATTGCCATATTACTGATTCCGTTACAGACCAGTTTTGAAGAATATCTGTTTCGGGGCCACATGATGCAGGGCATAGGGTTGATGGCCAAAAACAGATGGTTGCCCTTATTCATAACATCTAGTCTTTTTGGTTTAATGCACATCGCCAATCCAGAAGTTGAAAAGCTAGGTTTGGGTATAATGGTCTACTATATCGGTACAGGATTCTTTTTGGGTATTTTGACATTGATGGACGAAGGGTTGGAACTGGCACTCGGTTTTCACGCAGCCAATAATTTGATAACGGCATTATTGGTGACGGCAGATTGGACCGCTTTCCAGACCAATTCCATTTTTAAGGATGTATCCGAGCCTGCTTTGGGCTGGGATGTCTTGATTCCTGTATTTGTGGTATATCCATTATTATTGATGTACTTCTCCAAAAAATATGGCTGGAAAAACTGGAAGGATAGATTATTTGGGCGCGTATTGTACAAGGAAGAATTTATGGCGTTGACCGATGGGGAATCCGATTTGGCATAA
- a CDS encoding AMP-binding protein, which yields MGNPIWHNIHPDFKLNGTAYSRDGVRKLANELTMSTSHYEQTIGDFLKDWTSDESVLNVQTSGSTGASKTIQLKKEHMVNSAQATGHYFELRSKHSALLCLPCTGIAGKMMLVRAMVLGLSLDYVEPSSTPLSAQEQDYDFVAMVPLQVQNSLDQLHKVKKLIIGGAAVDSNLREKLLDLSVDAYETYGMTETITHIAVKRISGEPMDYFETLPHVSVTQDERECLVIQAPKISDEKVVTNDLVDILDAHRFKWVGRYDSVVNSGGIKLIPEQIEKKLSSLIAARFFVAGQPDAALGQKLILIIEADSLDKDKLFQQMKRLSGLSKYEIPKQIYGLQRFPETKTQKIDRKKILEQLS from the coding sequence ATGGGGAATCCGATTTGGCATAACATTCATCCTGATTTTAAGCTGAACGGTACCGCATACAGTCGAGATGGTGTACGGAAGTTAGCCAACGAGCTTACCATGTCTACTTCCCATTACGAGCAAACCATAGGCGATTTTTTAAAGGACTGGACTTCGGATGAATCTGTCTTGAACGTTCAGACGTCGGGTTCCACAGGAGCATCAAAAACCATTCAGCTCAAAAAGGAGCATATGGTCAATTCCGCACAGGCTACGGGACACTACTTTGAATTGCGTTCTAAGCACAGCGCTTTACTCTGCTTACCTTGCACCGGAATTGCTGGAAAAATGATGTTGGTCCGTGCCATGGTGCTCGGACTCTCCTTGGATTATGTAGAACCCTCATCAACCCCCTTGTCCGCACAAGAACAGGACTACGATTTTGTGGCGATGGTACCGCTTCAGGTGCAAAATTCATTGGACCAACTGCACAAGGTCAAAAAACTCATTATCGGAGGAGCGGCGGTCGATTCAAATTTGAGGGAAAAACTTCTGGATTTATCCGTGGACGCCTATGAAACCTATGGGATGACGGAGACCATTACCCATATTGCCGTAAAGCGTATCAGTGGTGAACCGATGGATTATTTTGAAACCCTTCCCCATGTTTCCGTCACCCAAGACGAGCGAGAATGCTTGGTGATTCAAGCACCAAAAATTTCTGATGAAAAAGTGGTCACCAACGATTTGGTGGACATATTGGATGCACATCGATTCAAATGGGTGGGCAGGTATGATTCCGTTGTCAATTCCGGAGGAATCAAATTGATTCCCGAGCAAATTGAGAAAAAGCTATCGTCATTGATAGCCGCCCGATTCTTTGTGGCTGGACAGCCTGATGCAGCGCTTGGCCAAAAGCTCATATTGATCATAGAGGCAGATTCATTGGACAAAGACAAGCTGTTTCAGCAAATGAAACGATTGTCAGGACTCTCCAAATATGAAATTCCCAAACAGATTTATGGTCTACAACGGTTCCCTGAAACCAAGACCCAAAAAATCGACCGTAAAAAAATATTGGAACAACTTAGCTAA
- a CDS encoding M24 family metallopeptidase — MRKTILVVLLLPFMAISQQILPEVERARVVDEILEERFNNLLPQLMDQAGLDMWVLISREYNEDPVLKTMLPATWLNARRRTIILFYRDKQKNTIEKLAVARYDIGKSIKSAWDKEKEPDQWKRLMQLITERNPDKIGLNFSKDHNIADGLDKTDHDEFMANLPKKHHSKVVSAEQLAVRWIETRTPREMAIFNQLVDITHDIIAEAFSEKVITPGVTTTTEVEWWMRQKVTDLGLETWFHPTVDVQRTSEELVGHLYSFSGRPDDEVIQRGDLLHCDFGITYLRLNTDCQELAYVLKPEETEAPAFLVNALYDGNRVQDFLTQNMVKGRVGNDILAKALQDAKDVGLRPAIYTHPLGSYGHSAGTTIGMWDAQGGVMKDDGANYPLNPNTAYAIELNITVNIPEWNRDIRIMLEEAGFFGEDGFRYVNGRQTEFLLIPRPKSHLGN, encoded by the coding sequence ATGCGAAAAACCATTTTAGTAGTACTGCTTTTGCCATTTATGGCCATTTCCCAACAAATCCTTCCCGAAGTGGAGCGCGCAAGGGTCGTGGATGAAATCCTGGAAGAACGTTTCAATAATTTGTTGCCCCAGTTGATGGACCAGGCTGGATTGGACATGTGGGTGTTGATTTCTAGGGAATACAACGAAGACCCCGTACTAAAAACAATGCTGCCCGCCACTTGGCTGAACGCAAGACGTAGAACCATTATTCTGTTTTACAGGGACAAGCAAAAGAATACCATAGAAAAGTTGGCCGTGGCCCGTTATGATATTGGCAAGAGCATCAAGTCGGCTTGGGACAAGGAAAAGGAACCGGACCAGTGGAAGCGACTGATGCAGTTGATTACCGAACGGAATCCCGATAAAATCGGACTGAATTTTTCAAAAGACCACAATATTGCTGACGGTTTGGATAAGACCGATCACGATGAATTCATGGCCAATTTGCCTAAAAAACACCATTCAAAAGTAGTATCGGCAGAACAATTGGCCGTACGTTGGATAGAAACCCGTACCCCACGGGAAATGGCCATTTTTAATCAATTGGTAGATATCACCCACGATATTATTGCAGAGGCTTTTTCCGAAAAGGTCATCACCCCTGGCGTCACCACGACTACCGAGGTGGAATGGTGGATGCGTCAAAAAGTGACCGATTTGGGCTTGGAAACATGGTTTCACCCTACGGTAGATGTGCAACGTACCAGCGAGGAACTGGTGGGGCATCTGTATTCATTTTCTGGTAGGCCCGACGATGAAGTCATTCAGCGAGGTGATTTGCTACATTGCGATTTTGGAATCACTTATTTGCGCCTCAATACCGATTGCCAAGAATTGGCTTATGTTTTAAAGCCAGAGGAAACCGAAGCACCAGCATTTTTGGTGAACGCCCTGTATGATGGTAACCGTGTGCAGGACTTTTTGACTCAAAATATGGTGAAAGGGCGCGTGGGCAACGATATTTTGGCCAAAGCCTTGCAAGATGCCAAGGATGTAGGACTCAGACCTGCCATTTATACGCATCCCTTGGGATCTTATGGACACTCTGCCGGAACCACCATAGGAATGTGGGATGCACAAGGCGGAGTAATGAAGGATGACGGAGCGAATTACCCCTTGAATCCTAATACGGCATACGCCATCGAACTAAATATAACAGTGAATATTCCAGAATGGAACAGGGATATCCGTATTATGTTGGAAGAAGCCGGTTTTTTTGGAGAAGATGGGTTTCGATATGTTAATGGAAGACAAACCGAATTCTTGTTGATTCCGCGACCTAAGTCCCATTTAGGCAATTAG
- a CDS encoding carboxypeptidase-like regulatory domain-containing protein: MKNLWVLFLVITTCAFSQTAELKTIRGTITDGTRPIEDVAISIEGSHETIFSNELGNYSIEARTGDILTYSYTGLKTLQIKVEDVTQILNLEMFPDINDLDEVEVTASRRKSQKDLAAEYKTNPRIVKTAYGYLDTETAAGRVNVVRKEDINAIFVCLLDFARVRIPGIVVTGDCTYGGDIYARGFGSINNSAPVIYDIDGLIFTDTPLWFDINNAERIALIQSLSLTVPYGFVGAGGVMVINTKTGTPAATQVVDQARLRNNYLQRDVLTENQVRQNAPEYLKEFANSSSMAESREIFERYAGSYSNSSYFILDAVQHFSKRWKAYDMADAIVDEHWKRMETNPVLLKTLAYFYEEQGRFDKANDIYKEVFILRPNYVQSYLDMAKSYRTAGQIKQAASIFARYEYLVDEEFLPDGENDFATIFQREYNNLLTLERKAILNDGGEKSLYVAEEDFNGTRLVFEWSDGEAEFDLMFVNPENQYYTWKHSLADNAEEIMNEKNLGYNIKEYLIDGSLPGLWKVNINYKGNKSLTPSYLKATIYTDYGTPNQKMDIKVFRLGLKNVYQELFKINAPSVVSN, translated from the coding sequence ATGAAAAATTTATGGGTGTTATTTTTGGTGATTACTACTTGCGCTTTTTCACAAACCGCAGAACTTAAAACAATTCGAGGTACCATTACCGATGGAACCCGTCCCATTGAAGATGTGGCCATTTCCATTGAAGGAAGCCACGAGACCATCTTTTCAAATGAACTGGGAAACTACAGTATCGAGGCTAGAACAGGTGACATTCTCACCTATTCCTATACAGGTCTTAAAACTCTTCAAATTAAAGTGGAGGATGTGACCCAAATTTTGAATTTGGAAATGTTCCCTGATATCAATGACTTGGACGAGGTAGAGGTAACTGCCAGTAGAAGAAAGTCGCAAAAGGACTTAGCCGCAGAATATAAGACGAATCCAAGAATTGTAAAAACGGCCTATGGGTATTTGGACACCGAAACCGCAGCGGGAAGAGTTAATGTGGTTCGTAAAGAGGATATCAATGCCATTTTTGTATGCTTGCTCGATTTCGCCAGAGTCAGAATACCTGGAATCGTGGTAACTGGCGACTGTACTTATGGAGGTGACATTTACGCAAGAGGTTTTGGGTCAATAAACAACTCCGCACCTGTAATTTATGATATTGATGGATTGATTTTTACGGATACACCGCTTTGGTTCGATATCAACAATGCTGAGCGTATTGCTTTAATTCAAAGCCTTTCCTTAACAGTCCCTTATGGTTTTGTTGGTGCTGGCGGGGTGATGGTCATCAACACCAAAACAGGAACTCCGGCCGCAACTCAGGTTGTGGACCAGGCACGTTTGCGCAATAATTATTTGCAACGGGACGTGCTTACCGAAAATCAGGTCCGACAAAATGCACCAGAGTATTTAAAGGAGTTTGCCAATAGCTCATCTATGGCAGAATCAAGAGAAATCTTTGAACGATATGCCGGTAGCTATTCGAATTCATCTTACTTTATTTTGGATGCCGTTCAACACTTTTCAAAAAGATGGAAAGCCTACGATATGGCAGACGCCATTGTGGACGAACATTGGAAACGAATGGAAACCAACCCGGTATTGCTAAAAACCTTGGCGTATTTCTATGAAGAGCAAGGGCGTTTCGACAAGGCCAATGACATTTATAAGGAGGTATTTATTTTACGACCAAATTATGTGCAAAGCTATCTGGATATGGCCAAGAGTTATAGGACCGCTGGGCAAATAAAACAAGCCGCTTCCATCTTCGCCCGTTACGAATATTTGGTCGATGAAGAGTTTTTACCAGATGGAGAAAATGATTTTGCCACCATCTTCCAAAGGGAGTACAATAACCTATTGACCTTGGAAAGAAAAGCCATTTTAAATGATGGAGGAGAAAAGTCCTTGTATGTTGCCGAAGAAGATTTTAATGGGACCCGTTTGGTATTTGAATGGAGTGATGGGGAAGCAGAGTTTGATTTGATGTTCGTTAATCCCGAGAACCAATATTACACTTGGAAGCATAGCTTGGCCGATAATGCTGAGGAAATCATGAACGAGAAAAATCTGGGCTACAATATAAAGGAGTACCTCATAGATGGTTCGCTCCCCGGACTTTGGAAAGTCAACATCAACTATAAAGGCAACAAGAGTTTGACACCATCTTACTTAAAAGCGACCATTTATACCGATTACGGCACCCCAAACCAAAAAATGGACATCAAAGTTTTCCGTTTGGGCCTAAAGAATGTGTATCAGGAGCTCTTTAAGATCAACGCACCAAGTGTGGTTTCAAATTAG
- a CDS encoding acyl-CoA carboxylase subunit beta — translation MDLNFNKNEDQNKLKLSELKRRLAQIKLGGGKSRIEKHHAKGKMTARERIEYLLDDDAEAIEIGAFAGEDMYKEHGGCPSGGVVVKVGHVQGKQCVVVANDATVKAGAWFPITGKKNLRAQEIAIENKLPIIYLVDSAGVYLPMQDEIFPDKEHFGRIFRNNAVMSSMGITQIAAVMGSCVAGGAYLPIMSDEALIVDKTGSIFLAGSYLVKAAIGESIDNETLGGATTHSEISGVTDYKAKDDKDALDKIKNIVDKIGDFDKAGFNRSEAKPPAENPDDIFGILPASRSDQYDMLEIIKRLVDDSEFEQYKEGYGQTILTGYARIDGWAVGIVANQRKVVKTKKGEMQFGGVIYSDSADKATRFIANCNQKKIPLVFLQDVTGFMVGSKSEHGGIIKDGAKMVNAVSNSVVPKFTVVIGNSYGAGNYAMCGKAYDPRLIVAWPSAELAVMSGNSAAKVLLQIEKASLEKSGKAVDAEKEKELFDQIKQRYDDQISPYYAAARLWTDAIIDPLDTRKWISMGIEAANHASIEKAFNMGVLQV, via the coding sequence ATGGATTTAAACTTCAATAAAAACGAAGACCAGAATAAGCTAAAATTGTCCGAGTTGAAACGTAGACTCGCCCAAATAAAACTCGGTGGCGGTAAAAGCCGTATCGAAAAACACCATGCCAAAGGCAAAATGACCGCTAGGGAGCGTATCGAATATCTGTTGGATGACGATGCCGAAGCCATAGAAATCGGTGCATTTGCTGGTGAAGATATGTACAAAGAGCACGGAGGATGCCCTTCTGGAGGCGTTGTGGTAAAAGTAGGTCATGTTCAAGGAAAGCAGTGTGTGGTAGTGGCCAATGATGCGACCGTTAAGGCCGGAGCATGGTTTCCCATTACCGGAAAAAAGAACCTGCGAGCCCAAGAAATTGCCATTGAGAACAAACTGCCCATTATTTATTTGGTGGACAGCGCTGGGGTTTATCTACCCATGCAAGACGAAATTTTTCCCGACAAGGAACATTTTGGACGCATTTTTAGGAACAATGCCGTTATGAGCAGCATGGGCATTACCCAAATTGCCGCGGTCATGGGAAGCTGTGTGGCCGGTGGAGCATACTTGCCCATTATGAGCGACGAAGCGTTGATTGTGGATAAAACGGGAAGCATCTTTTTGGCTGGCAGTTATCTGGTAAAGGCGGCCATTGGGGAGAGTATCGACAATGAAACCTTGGGTGGAGCCACTACGCATTCCGAAATTAGCGGTGTTACGGATTACAAGGCGAAAGATGACAAGGATGCCTTGGATAAAATCAAAAATATTGTGGATAAAATTGGCGATTTTGATAAGGCGGGATTCAACCGTTCCGAAGCCAAGCCTCCAGCAGAAAATCCTGATGATATTTTCGGAATCTTGCCCGCTTCACGAAGCGACCAGTACGATATGTTGGAAATCATTAAACGATTGGTGGACGATTCCGAATTTGAACAGTACAAAGAAGGCTACGGACAGACCATATTGACAGGTTACGCCCGAATCGACGGCTGGGCCGTGGGCATTGTGGCCAATCAGCGTAAAGTGGTGAAGACCAAAAAGGGTGAGATGCAATTTGGCGGGGTGATTTATTCCGATTCTGCCGACAAGGCCACTCGATTTATCGCCAATTGTAACCAAAAGAAAATCCCTTTGGTGTTTTTACAGGATGTGACCGGATTTATGGTGGGTAGCAAAAGCGAGCATGGCGGCATTATTAAAGATGGTGCCAAAATGGTGAATGCGGTGAGCAATTCGGTAGTGCCCAAATTTACCGTTGTGATTGGAAACAGCTACGGAGCTGGGAATTATGCCATGTGCGGAAAGGCCTACGACCCTCGTTTGATTGTAGCCTGGCCGAGCGCTGAATTGGCCGTAATGAGCGGAAACTCTGCCGCTAAAGTATTGCTCCAGATTGAAAAAGCGAGTTTGGAAAAAAGTGGCAAAGCAGTGGACGCCGAAAAAGAAAAGGAACTTTTTGACCAAATCAAACAGCGGTACGACGACCAAATATCGCCGTACTACGCTGCTGCTAGACTTTGGACGGATGCCATAATCGACCCCTTGGATACCCGTAAATGGATTTCGATGGGCATTGAGGCAGCAAACCATGCGTCAATCGAAAAAGCTTTTAATATGGGAGTGTTACAAGTATAA